Genomic segment of Shewanella sp. OMA3-2:
ATGATTATACTCTGTTGTTGATACAGGTGGTTTTTGGTCTGGAATATCTTGTGCAGGGGTGTCTGATGAACCACCGCAACCAGAAAGCAATGCTAAATACACAAATGAAAACAAATATCCTTTTTTCACAGAAAATCCTTTTAAAAGTTAATTAAAAAACGACGTAATAATAACGATTAAATAAGAATTGTAAAATTTAAATACCTTTATACATCATAAAGTATGTATTTAGATTTTTGAGTAATTATTAGTGATAGTTTTAATTGCACAGTGGGGTTTATTTACTCGGCTAAAAGCACTCTTGATGCCGCAACGGTTAATGCCGTTAGGGCGGGGACATTGCATCATGGTAATATTGATAAAATAACAACAAGTCTTACTGAAGGAATGATGCCGCTTTTTGCTCATGGTACAGATATGTCAGACACCTTAGAGGCGGTAGCAAAGTCTCGTATAGCCGTGGCAATACAAAGTGAAATCACCTTATTAAGCCCTGACAGAGCCACTTTTGACCAATTTAAAATTCGCAGTCGTTATCCTCAAGGTTTTGTGAATGAAATTCCAATCAATACTTTGATGTACCGTAACCCTGCGTTAAAAGATGTAGGGCAAGGTCGAAAATTAGATGTGCAAGACGCCAACTTATTACAAATAGAAGTGCGATGGTGTCAAAAGCTAATCGTACCATTTGCAAATTATGTAATAGAAGAAATTGTTAATTCAGCTTGGTATTTGCCCGGACCAGAACAACTGGCTTGCAATGTATTAAGTCAGGCAACGGGTGATATTTATCTCGCCATGGTTTCGCAGAGATTAATGAGGATGCAAACACCATTTAGAATGTAAGTAACATGAAATTAATTTAAATATAATAGTGATAAAAATTGAAATAAATGGATTTTAATAGGGATATATTCAATGAAACATAATGTACTTTGGTTAGCTATATTATTAGCAGCTAGTGTCGGGATAACAGGCTGTAATGGTGAGTTAGAAGAGGGCGAAGGCGGGCAAACTCCGACAGTGTCAACAAATCCGGTTGATCCAACAGATCCTGTCGACCCAACGGATCCAATTGATCCTACTGATCCAATTGAATTAGTGGGTACCTGGGAAAACAAGGATGAAGATGGTGATGGTGTACCTGATGAGCAGGATGATTATCCGTTTGATGCTAGTAAGAGTAAATATCCCCTATTCATCGAGCAGGAACCGAACGATAACCCTGCAGTTGCCACTCCAATAGAAATTGATCAAGGGGTCATAGTACAAGGCGTGATAGATTCTGAATTGGACAAAGGCGATCTGTTTAAGTTTGTAACAACTGAGCTTAAACAATACACAGCTGTTTTCAAAACATCATCAGTTCGATTTAAACCACAAGTGTA
This window contains:
- a CDS encoding pilus assembly protein, which produces MGFIYSAKSTLDAATVNAVRAGTLHHGNIDKITTSLTEGMMPLFAHGTDMSDTLEAVAKSRIAVAIQSEITLLSPDRATFDQFKIRSRYPQGFVNEIPINTLMYRNPALKDVGQGRKLDVQDANLLQIEVRWCQKLIVPFANYVIEEIVNSAWYLPGPEQLACNVLSQATGDIYLAMVSQRLMRMQTPFRM